One Nonomuraea angiospora DNA segment encodes these proteins:
- a CDS encoding MFS transporter produces the protein MTARSALRRYMLVSFLTWLPLGLMVATMVLLMTARGLSLAEVGLSVTVFSVVTATLELPTGGLADVLGRRVVLAVSAAFTVAALALIAVSTTFWMFLISGVLKGVARALSSGPATSWYVDTLHGIEGRDADLKPGLARGGAMESVALCVGVLAGGGLPLLVPPQVIFPLAAPPLVGAVAAVVLLVVVVFAMPEPEHARRSLASVLREVPATVVSGIRLAAGAPVLRRMTAAAAASGVVLCSIELLTPGRLAELAGTAERGSLAYAVVSALGFASSAAGAALAPRVARLAGGSARGAIAGSVLAALSVGALAATAGLGGPAGLVSAGLAYMTLFVGLSVTGLLCLEMTHNAVGAAERTTVTSTSSLSLQAGGVMANLTLGALAGQAGVAVAWAGAALVVLASALLFVRMPAPTGSSRSPAPRARSHSG, from the coding sequence ATGACCGCACGCTCGGCCTTACGCCGCTACATGCTCGTCAGCTTCCTGACCTGGCTGCCCCTGGGCCTGATGGTGGCCACCATGGTGCTGCTCATGACCGCGCGGGGGCTCAGCCTGGCGGAGGTGGGGCTGTCGGTGACGGTGTTCTCGGTCGTCACCGCCACTTTGGAGCTGCCGACCGGCGGCCTGGCCGACGTCCTCGGGCGGCGCGTGGTGCTGGCCGTCTCCGCCGCGTTCACCGTGGCCGCGCTCGCGCTGATCGCCGTCTCCACGACGTTCTGGATGTTCCTGATCAGCGGCGTGCTCAAGGGCGTGGCCAGGGCGCTGTCCAGCGGCCCGGCCACCTCCTGGTACGTCGACACGCTCCACGGGATCGAGGGCCGCGACGCCGACCTCAAGCCGGGGCTGGCCAGGGGCGGCGCGATGGAGTCGGTTGCGCTGTGCGTGGGCGTGCTGGCGGGCGGCGGCCTTCCGCTCCTGGTGCCGCCGCAGGTGATCTTCCCGCTGGCCGCGCCGCCTCTGGTGGGCGCGGTGGCGGCGGTCGTGCTGCTGGTCGTGGTGGTGTTCGCGATGCCGGAGCCCGAGCACGCCCGCAGGTCGCTGGCGAGCGTGCTGCGCGAGGTGCCGGCCACGGTCGTGTCGGGCATCCGGCTGGCGGCGGGCGCGCCCGTGCTGCGCCGCATGACGGCCGCCGCGGCGGCCTCCGGCGTGGTGCTGTGCAGCATCGAGCTGCTCACCCCCGGGCGGCTGGCCGAGCTGGCCGGCACGGCCGAGCGGGGCAGCCTGGCCTACGCCGTGGTCTCGGCGCTCGGGTTCGCGAGCAGCGCGGCGGGTGCCGCGCTGGCGCCCCGCGTGGCTCGGCTGGCCGGGGGTTCGGCCAGGGGCGCGATCGCCGGCTCCGTGCTGGCCGCGCTGTCCGTCGGGGCGCTCGCCGCGACCGCGGGGCTCGGCGGCCCGGCGGGCCTGGTGAGCGCCGGGCTGGCGTACATGACGCTCTTCGTGGGGCTCTCGGTGACGGGCCTGCTCTGCCTGGAGATGACCCACAACGCGGTCGGCGCGGCCGAGCGCACCACCGTCACCTCGACCAGTTCGCTGTCGCTGCAGGCGGGCGGGGTCATGGCCAACCTGACGCTCGGCGCTCTGGCAGGACAGGCGGGCGTGGCCGTGGCGTGGGCCGGAGCCGCGCTGGTCGTGCTGGCCTCGGCCCTGCTGTTCGTACGGATGCCCGCGCCTACAGGCTCCAGTCGATCTCCGGCCCCACGGGCACGATCCCACTCGGGTTGA
- a CDS encoding helix-turn-helix domain-containing protein, producing MEQYKISDPRVLKAVSHPLRVRLLGLLRSDGPATASELGRKVGESSGSTSYHLRELFKFGFIEEDDDRRDGRERRWRARHDYTSWDAGELSATAEGREAVRIMHLRQGEFVGRVMGEFDPDGWSRDWVDVAGMSDHIVSLPPAGVREFNDRAAQLLRELAAKYAGDPEARQVSAWHGAVPRSTEEGS from the coding sequence ATGGAGCAGTACAAGATCAGCGACCCGCGGGTCCTCAAAGCGGTCTCCCACCCCCTGCGCGTGCGCCTGCTCGGCCTGCTGCGCTCCGACGGCCCCGCGACCGCGAGCGAGCTGGGGCGCAAGGTCGGCGAGAGCTCGGGTTCCACCAGCTACCACCTGCGGGAGCTGTTCAAGTTCGGCTTCATCGAGGAGGACGACGACCGGCGCGACGGGCGCGAGCGGCGCTGGCGGGCCCGCCACGACTACACCTCGTGGGACGCCGGCGAGCTGTCCGCCACGGCCGAGGGCCGCGAGGCGGTCCGGATCATGCACCTGCGGCAGGGCGAGTTCGTCGGGCGGGTGATGGGGGAGTTCGACCCGGACGGCTGGTCGCGCGACTGGGTCGACGTGGCGGGGATGAGCGACCACATCGTCTCGCTGCCGCCCGCCGGGGTGCGCGAGTTCAACGACAGGGCCGCGCAGCTGCTGCGCGAGCTCGCCGCCAAATACGCCGGCGATCCCGAGGCCAGGCAGGTCAGCGCCTGGCACGGCGCCGTACCGCGATCGACGGAGGAGGGGTCATGA
- a CDS encoding glutathione S-transferase family protein codes for MKLRRELSDDGRFVRQPNRFTDRLGPPEPGRYRLYASYACPWAQRVLIVRALLGLKDVLDVTIVDPIRDEKGWRVPDGDPEYLSELYHATDPDYTGRYTVPCVWDTKDKRIVTNDFPQITLDLEMSWGTSPDLYPERLRPDIDIMNDRLYHGLNNAVYEAGFSRDQQVYEEAVARVFGTLDLLEVRLAESEYLFDVLTDSDVRLYTTLARFDAVYHGHFKCSVRRLIDYPALWAYARRLYAIPAFRETTVFDQIKRHYYITQTNINPSGIVPVGPEIDWSL; via the coding sequence ATGAAGCTGCGCCGCGAGCTCTCCGACGATGGCCGGTTCGTACGGCAGCCGAACCGCTTCACCGACCGCCTCGGCCCTCCCGAACCCGGCCGCTACCGCCTCTACGCCTCCTACGCCTGCCCGTGGGCGCAGCGCGTGCTGATCGTCCGGGCGCTGCTCGGCCTGAAGGACGTGCTGGACGTCACGATCGTCGACCCCATCCGCGACGAGAAGGGCTGGCGCGTCCCGGACGGCGATCCCGAGTATCTGTCGGAGCTCTACCACGCGACCGACCCGGACTACACGGGCCGCTACACCGTGCCGTGCGTCTGGGACACCAAGGACAAGCGGATCGTCACCAACGACTTCCCGCAGATCACCCTCGATCTGGAAATGTCATGGGGAACCTCCCCTGACCTCTATCCGGAACGCCTCCGCCCCGACATCGACATCATGAACGACCGCCTCTACCACGGCCTCAACAACGCGGTCTACGAGGCAGGCTTCTCCCGCGACCAGCAGGTGTACGAGGAGGCCGTGGCCCGGGTCTTCGGCACGCTCGACCTCCTGGAGGTGCGCCTGGCCGAGTCGGAATACCTCTTCGACGTCCTCACCGACAGCGACGTGCGCCTCTACACGACCCTGGCCAGGTTCGACGCCGTCTATCACGGGCACTTCAAGTGCTCGGTGCGGCGGCTGATCGACTATCCGGCGCTGTGGGCGTACGCGCGCCGGCTCTACGCGATTCCGGCCTTCCGCGAAACCACCGTCTTCGACCAGATCAAGCGTCATTACTACATCACCCAGACCAACATCAACCCGAGTGGGATCGTGCCCGTGGGGCCGGAGATCGACTGGAGCCTGTAG